The region GGTTGTGGGTTGCAGATGCAACCCACGTTATTGTATCGCATTTTTACAGCCGGGTCAAGATTGCAACGCCACCGCCGCACGCCAGTGAAAGCACGCGGGGGATATAAATCCGATGATACTATATCAAAAATTTCCCCCGCTTCGCAAGGGGTGTAGACAAAAAACGTACGGTGTGCCGAAAAAGTAAGTTTTTTCAGGGTCACACAGCCATCCGGTGTGCGGAACAAAAAAGTTGTTGTACTTTCCACGCAAAATCGGTATACTGAAGTGGTGAGCAGCGGATGTCCTAATGTGGGTTGCATCTGCAACCCACAACCCAAATTCTTGTTTTTGTTGCCGCTTCGCGGCAACAAGGTACTAAGAGCACCGGATTCGGACCGGCGCGGCCTGCGCATGGCCTGCCTTCGATTCCAGTTTGTTATAATTGCGCTTATATAAACATTCCGGATACAGACCGCGTGCGTATCCGGGCGAGAGGGAGACGAGACGATGACGGATCCGAAGAGCCCGGCGAGGGCGGAGGCGCCCATGCGCCGGCGCCGGCGGGGGGACCGATACGACGGCCGGCGGCTGCGTTCCATGGACCCGATGAACATCATCATTCCCTATGTGATGCCGACGCGCACCGGCGCCTCCAACAGTTTCCATGGCCGCGCCTTCGTGCGCGAGGCCGAGCGCTACATCCGGCAAAAGCGCGTGGAGGGCCTCAAGGGTTTTGGCATGCTGCATTTTTTTATCAGCCTCTACGTGCGCATCGTCTCGCAGCGCCCCGGCGTCAACCGGTTCATCGCCGGGCAGCGCTTCTTCGCGCGCCACAACATCGAAATCATCCTCACCGTGAAGAAGGAACTGTCCGTCTCCGGGCAGGAGACTGTGGTCAAGATCACCTGTCTGCCCACCGACACCGCGACGGTCATCCACCGCCGGCTCGCCGAGGCGCTGGAGGAGGCCCGTCGCACCGGCGATTCGAACGACATGGACAACATGGCCCGCGTGCTGATGAAGATCCCGGGCTTTGCGCTGAAGTGGCTCGTCTGGCTGCTGAAGAAGCTGGACTACATCGGTCTCATGCCCAAGGCCATCTACCGCGCCAGTCCGTTTCACGGCAGCCTGTTTATCACGGACTTGGGGTCCATCAACCTGCCCCCAGTGCACCACCACCTCTACGACTTCGGCAATTGCCCGCTCTTCCTCGCCTTCGGCCCCAAACAGAAGGATTTCGTGACCGACAAGGACGGGCAGGTGACGATGCGGCGGTTTTTAGATTATACGCTGACCCTCGACGAGCGTATCTGCGACGGATTTTACTTCTCCGCCATCCTGCGCATGGTGGAGGACATTTTCAAGCGGCCCGAGCAGCTCGACGCGCCGCCGGAAACCGTAGCGGAGGACATAGACTGAGCGGCCGCTCACACAGCCGTCACTCAGCACTTAGCACTCAGAACTCAGCACGCGGTCCTCCGTCGCCGCGCGCGGCGACGGAGGACCGCCGGAGGAGGCGCCATGGACAGGGAGAGACTGCTGACATTTCTGCACGAGTACCGGGCGGGCCGCGCGGACGACGCGGAGGCCCTGCGGTTTTTGCGCGATTTCCCGTACGAGGATCTGGACTTTGCCAAACTCGACCACCAGCGGGCGCTGCGGCAGGGCTTTCCCGAGGTCGTCTTCTGCCCCGGTAAGACGCCGGCGCAGATCGAGACAATCTGTGCCCGACTGCTCGCCGCCGGCGGGCCCGGGCTCCTCGCCACGCGGGCCGACGAGGCCGCCGCCGCCGCCGTGGCGCGGGCCGCGCCCGACGCGGTGTATCATGAGGCCGCGCGGCTCGTGACGGTGGTCCGGACGCCGCGGACGCGCCCGGGGCGCGTCGGGGTCGTCTCGGCGGGCACCGCCGACGTCCCCGTGGCCGAGGAGGCCGCCCTCGTCGCGGAGGTACTGGGGTTTCAGACGGACCGGATCTATGACGTCGGCGTGGCGGGGCTGCACCGGCTGCTGGTCCATCTGGACCGGCTGTATGCGGCCGACGTACTGATCGTCGTCGCGGGCATGGAGGGCGCGCTCGCCAGCGTGGTGGGCGGGCTCGTGCCGGGGCCCGTCGTCGCCGTGCCCACCGGCGTGGGGTACGGGGCCTCCTTCGGGGGAGTCACGGCGCTGCTGGCCATGCTGAACTCCTGCGCGGCGGGCCTCGCCGTCGTCAACATCGACAACGGGTTTGGCGCCGCCTGGCTGGCCGCGCGCATCTTGTCAATTGAGAATTGAAAATTGGGGATTATTGGTATTTTGGGAGGGGTATGAGAATGGGCTGCGTACGCGCTGTGATTTGGGCCGCCGGGTCGCCGGCGGCGGGGGCGTCGAAGACCCCTTTGCTGTTGCATGAGATTCTCTTTCGGCCGCTGCTGCGCTG is a window of Oscillospiraceae bacterium DNA encoding:
- the larB gene encoding nickel pincer cofactor biosynthesis protein LarB; this translates as MDRERLLTFLHEYRAGRADDAEALRFLRDFPYEDLDFAKLDHQRALRQGFPEVVFCPGKTPAQIETICARLLAAGGPGLLATRADEAAAAAVARAAPDAVYHEAARLVTVVRTPRTRPGRVGVVSAGTADVPVAEEAALVAEVLGFQTDRIYDVGVAGLHRLLVHLDRLYAADVLIVVAGMEGALASVVGGLVPGPVVAVPTGVGYGASFGGVTALLAMLNSCAAGLAVVNIDNGFGAAWLAARILSIEN